A section of the Ovis canadensis isolate MfBH-ARS-UI-01 breed Bighorn chromosome 1, ARS-UI_OviCan_v2, whole genome shotgun sequence genome encodes:
- the TMEM125 gene encoding transmembrane protein 125: MSEGEARAPRGRGLPPGVLAEQVELWWSQQPRRSALCFAVAVDLVAGCGAGGVVLLSSTSSRSGEWRLAVGTALCLLALLVLVKQLMSSAVQDMNCIRQPHHVALLRSGGGADALVVLLSGLVLLVTGLTLAGLAAGPAPARPLAAMLSVGITLAASGALLLLGLLLYQVAVSGHCPPTRTAAPTTRSDRRGNGSVFSISGQLSAGQRHETTSSIASLI, translated from the coding sequence ATGTCTGAAGGAGAGGCTCGGGCCCCGCGGGGCCGGGGGCTGCCCCCTGGTGTGCTGGCGGAGCAGGTGGAGCTGTGGTGGTCCCAGCAGCCGCGGCGCTCGGCACTCTGCTTCGCCGTGGCCGTGGACCTCGTGGCGGGCTGTGGGGCGGGCGGCGTGGTCCTGCTGTCCTCCACCAGCAGCCGCTCGGGGGAGTGGCGCCTGGCAGTGGGCACGGCGCTCTGCCTGCTGGCCCTGCTGGTCCTGGTTAAGCAGCTGATGAGCTCGGCCGTGCAGGACATGAACTGCATCCGCCAGCCTCACCACGTGGCCCTGCTGCGCAGCGGAGGAGGTGCGGACGCCCTGGTGGTACTGCTCAGCGGCCTGGTGCTGCTGGTCACCGGCCTGACGCTGGCCGGCCTGGctgccggccccgccccggccagGCCGCTGGCTGCCATGCTGTCCGTGGGCATCACCCTGGCTGCCTCTGGGGCGCTCCTGCTGCTGGGCCTGCTGCTCTATCAGGTGGCTGTGAGTGGACACTGTCCCCCAACCCGCACGGCTGCCCCCACCACCCGCAGTGACCGCAGGGGCAATGGCAGCGTCTTCAGCATCTCAGGACAGCTGTCCGCCGGTCAGCGTCACGAGACCACGTCCAGTATCGCCAGCCTCATCTGA